The proteins below are encoded in one region of Alistipes indistinctus YIT 12060:
- a CDS encoding DegT/DnrJ/EryC1/StrS family aminotransferase codes for MIKFLDLQKVTESHGADIREAVERVIRSGWYLQGTENAQFEANYARYIGTRHAIGVANGLDALVWIFRAYLEMGVLQPGDEVIVPANTYIASILAITENGLVPVLVEPDLQTYQIDDTRIEAAITPRTRAILIVHLYGQCAYTDRIGQLCRKYGLKLVEDNAQAHGCLYRGRRTGSLGDAAGHSFYPGKNLGALGDAGGVTTDDDELAATVRALANYGSTQKYVFRYTGRNSRLDEIEAAILDVKLRHLDEDNARRKAIAAHYLTHITNPKVVLPQVPAPDAHVFHIFPVRCAERDALQQYLTANGVQTLIHYPIPPHKQECYRAWNDRSLPITELIHDEELSLPISQVMSDEEVRYVVTTINAF; via the coding sequence ATGATCAAATTTCTCGATTTACAGAAAGTAACCGAAAGCCATGGCGCGGATATCCGTGAGGCTGTGGAGCGTGTCATTCGTTCTGGCTGGTACCTTCAGGGAACAGAGAACGCGCAGTTTGAAGCCAACTACGCCCGCTACATCGGGACGCGTCACGCGATCGGCGTTGCCAACGGGCTCGATGCACTAGTCTGGATCTTCCGCGCCTACCTCGAAATGGGTGTACTCCAACCCGGCGACGAAGTAATTGTCCCAGCGAACACCTACATCGCCTCTATTCTCGCGATCACTGAGAACGGACTCGTCCCGGTGCTTGTCGAACCAGACTTACAGACTTACCAGATCGATGATACACGCATCGAAGCCGCCATCACTCCCCGTACCCGGGCTATTCTGATAGTCCACCTTTACGGGCAGTGCGCTTACACGGACAGAATCGGCCAACTGTGCCGGAAATACGGGCTGAAACTGGTCGAAGACAACGCACAGGCGCACGGCTGCCTCTACCGCGGCCGGCGAACCGGATCGCTCGGCGACGCCGCCGGGCACAGCTTCTACCCGGGCAAGAACCTCGGAGCACTGGGCGATGCCGGAGGAGTAACCACGGACGACGACGAGCTGGCCGCCACAGTGCGCGCGCTGGCCAATTACGGCTCAACACAAAAATATGTTTTCCGGTACACCGGCCGCAACAGTCGACTCGATGAAATCGAAGCCGCCATACTCGACGTGAAGCTCCGCCACCTCGACGAGGATAACGCTCGGCGCAAAGCCATCGCTGCCCACTATCTGACCCACATCACTAATCCGAAAGTCGTCTTGCCTCAGGTGCCGGCCCCCGACGCACACGTATTCCACATCTTTCCGGTACGGTGCGCCGAACGCGACGCCTTGCAGCAGTACCTGACCGCGAACGGTGTTCAGACCCTCATCCACTATCCGATCCCGCCCCACAAGCAGGAGTGCTACCGGGCGTGGAACGACCGCTCGCTGCCGATCACCGAACTGATCCACGACGAGGAGCTCAGCCTGCCCATCAGCCAGGTCATGAGCGATGAAGAGGTCCGATATGTCGTCACAACGATCAATGCCTTTTGA
- a CDS encoding PglD-related sugar-binding protein, with amino-acid sequence MNKKVIIIGGEGNGGVIAACIEDNRKRFGDLEWEVAGFVNDYETQVCGYPVLGGTDDVQELLKNPDYHFMWGIHMIGRNILTEKTFRKVNIPRERFATIVHKTAFVADSAVLEPGVFVMSNCYVGAQARLGQCSLMMANSLVGHNTTVGPLCHFSVGSITSSYITIGLCSDVTLGAKVIEKVKIGDFAVAGAGSLVTHNIPDYEIHVGTPAKFMKRVRED; translated from the coding sequence ATGAATAAAAAAGTAATCATCATCGGCGGCGAAGGCAACGGAGGCGTGATCGCTGCCTGTATCGAAGACAACCGCAAACGGTTCGGCGACCTCGAGTGGGAGGTGGCCGGCTTCGTCAACGACTACGAAACACAGGTCTGCGGTTATCCCGTGCTCGGCGGGACGGACGACGTGCAGGAACTGCTCAAAAATCCGGACTACCATTTCATGTGGGGCATCCACATGATCGGCCGCAACATACTGACCGAAAAAACCTTTCGCAAAGTGAACATTCCGCGCGAGCGATTCGCCACGATCGTCCACAAAACCGCATTCGTGGCCGACAGCGCCGTACTCGAACCGGGCGTCTTCGTCATGTCGAACTGCTACGTCGGGGCCCAGGCGCGGCTCGGCCAGTGTTCGCTGATGATGGCCAACTCGTTGGTAGGACACAACACGACAGTCGGACCGCTTTGCCATTTCTCGGTCGGCTCGATCACCAGCTCGTACATCACTATCGGCCTTTGCTCCGACGTTACACTCGGTGCCAAAGTGATCGAAAAAGTCAAAATCGGCGACTTCGCCGTGGCCGGAGCTGGAAGTCTAGTCACGCACAATATTCCAGACTACGAAATTCACGTCGGGACACCCGCCAAATTTATGAAACGCGTCCGCGAGGATTAA
- a CDS encoding HpcH/HpaI aldolase/citrate lyase family protein — protein MDHLFRSLMFVPAHNDRLMNSAARVNADVLLLDIEDSVQPASNKQVARDNILRYIADGTFRGRVLYPRVNDRESGELLRDVYQLTVEGITGFMYPKSKKGEDIYFFGKLLETIEYEKGFPIGTFKIIPLIETTGAVMNIQEICNACPNRVTAVAFGCEDFVTDLGGKHDPEGQSIFTARAQIAMGAKACGVVPIDTVHIHVHDLEDLEHNLVLSKKLGFEGMLVLNPKELPLCHRYYSPGEDEVAWAEEMLALAEEAEREGKGVALKDNKFIGPPMVKMAQTILSKHAMIGQTKTTTNHD, from the coding sequence ATGGACCATTTATTCCGAAGCCTGATGTTCGTCCCGGCCCATAACGATCGGTTGATGAACAGTGCGGCACGCGTCAACGCCGACGTGCTGCTGCTCGACATCGAAGACTCGGTTCAGCCGGCCTCAAACAAACAGGTAGCCCGCGACAACATTCTGCGATACATTGCCGACGGCACGTTCCGCGGGCGCGTACTCTATCCCCGCGTCAACGACCGAGAAAGCGGCGAGCTGCTGCGCGACGTATACCAACTGACCGTCGAGGGGATCACCGGATTCATGTACCCCAAAAGCAAGAAAGGAGAAGACATTTATTTCTTCGGCAAGCTGCTCGAAACGATCGAGTATGAAAAGGGTTTCCCGATCGGGACCTTCAAGATCATTCCACTGATCGAAACAACGGGCGCAGTCATGAACATCCAGGAGATCTGCAACGCCTGCCCGAACCGTGTTACGGCAGTCGCTTTCGGCTGCGAAGATTTCGTCACCGACCTCGGCGGCAAACACGATCCCGAGGGACAGAGCATTTTCACGGCCCGGGCCCAGATCGCTATGGGTGCTAAAGCGTGCGGGGTGGTTCCGATTGACACGGTACATATCCATGTTCATGATCTCGAAGACCTTGAACATAATCTAGTTCTTTCTAAAAAACTCGGATTTGAAGGAATGCTCGTCCTCAATCCCAAAGAGTTACCGCTCTGCCATCGTTACTACTCGCCCGGCGAGGACGAGGTAGCTTGGGCCGAAGAGATGCTCGCGCTGGCCGAGGAAGCCGAGCGTGAAGGCAAAGGAGTGGCGCTCAAAGACAACAAGTTTATCGGTCCGCCGATGGTCAAGATGGCGCAAACCATTCTTAGCAAACATGCCATGATCGGTCAAACAAAAACGACGACAAACCATGATTGA
- a CDS encoding MaoC family dehydratase, with amino-acid sequence MKPSKLGLYFDEFVVGETVEHALSKTVFESDNNFFSLLTMNHHPVHTNLDYARKNQHGQLLVVGTLVFSLVVGMTVPDISGKAIANLGYEDIKHLRPVFINDTLYAKTIVLDKRESKSKPDRGIVHVETVGYNQHDEAVISFRRHVLVKKQA; translated from the coding sequence ATGAAACCAAGTAAACTCGGACTCTACTTCGACGAATTCGTCGTCGGTGAGACCGTCGAGCATGCTCTTTCCAAAACCGTTTTCGAAAGCGATAACAATTTCTTCAGCCTGCTCACGATGAACCACCATCCGGTACACACCAATCTGGACTATGCACGCAAGAACCAGCATGGCCAGCTCCTAGTCGTCGGTACACTGGTCTTTTCACTTGTTGTCGGCATGACTGTTCCCGATATCAGCGGTAAAGCGATTGCCAATCTGGGATATGAAGATATCAAACATCTCAGACCGGTATTTATCAACGATACACTGTACGCAAAAACCATCGTCCTCGATAAACGAGAATCGAAGTCTAAACCCGACCGGGGAATCGTTCATGTCGAAACCGTAGGCTATAACCAACATGATGAAGCAGTGATCAGTTTCCGCCGTCACGTTCTCGTCAAAAAACAAGCATAA
- a CDS encoding sugar 3,4-ketoisomerase — MTHAAKIINLPKILDKRGNLSFIEEKRHVPFEIHRTYWIYDVPGGEVRGGHAYRENEELVIALSGSFDVVLHDGKQEQRFSLNRSYYGLYIPKMTWRMLENFSTNALALILSSTTYDSKDYIRDFDQFIIEGCR; from the coding sequence ATGACCCACGCAGCGAAGATCATCAACCTGCCGAAAATACTTGACAAACGCGGAAACCTCTCTTTCATTGAAGAGAAGCGCCATGTGCCTTTCGAAATTCACAGAACATACTGGATTTACGATGTCCCGGGAGGCGAAGTCCGAGGCGGACATGCATATCGTGAAAACGAGGAACTGGTCATTGCCCTCAGCGGAAGTTTCGACGTTGTCCTGCACGACGGCAAGCAGGAACAGCGATTCAGTCTGAACCGTTCGTATTATGGACTTTATATTCCAAAAATGACGTGGCGCATGCTCGAAAATTTTTCGACCAATGCACTGGCACTCATTCTCTCATCGACTACCTACGACTCTAAAGATTATATCCGCGACTTCGATCAATTCATAATTGAAGGATGCCGATGA
- a CDS encoding sugar 3,4-ketoisomerase, whose protein sequence is MLKSVYDCSVIELPRIENAKGNITPVHSGINLPFEIARIFYLYDIPGGEARGAHAHRECHQFLVAASGSFEVVLDDGYNKRTVTLNRPYFGLHIPPGIWAAEQGFSSGSICLVLTSHIYDEADYIRDYASFINYTRHETK, encoded by the coding sequence ATGCTGAAATCTGTGTATGATTGTTCGGTGATCGAACTGCCGCGCATAGAGAACGCAAAAGGGAACATTACACCAGTACACAGTGGGATTAACCTGCCGTTCGAGATCGCCCGGATTTTCTATTTGTACGACATCCCTGGAGGTGAGGCTCGCGGAGCGCATGCCCATCGCGAATGCCATCAGTTCCTGGTTGCGGCGAGCGGTAGCTTCGAGGTCGTGCTCGATGACGGGTACAACAAACGGACCGTCACGCTTAATCGGCCTTACTTCGGTTTGCACATCCCGCCGGGTATCTGGGCTGCCGAGCAAGGCTTTTCTTCGGGTTCGATCTGCCTGGTACTAACCTCGCACATTTACGACGAGGCCGACTATATCCGTGATTATGCATCATTCATCAATTACACCCGCCATGAAACCAAGTAA
- the rfbD gene encoding dTDP-4-dehydrorhamnose reductase gives MTVLVTGANGQLGNEMRRIAATDATTAPAAATAPGNVRYLFTDVAELDITDPQAVRRTMRENDVEVIVNCAAYTNVNKAEEDEATADLLNHRAVANLAAAARERGATLIHISTDYVFGGDGNVPRREDDPVRPLGVYGRTKLAGEKAIAEAGCAALILRTAWLYSEFGNNFVKTMLRLTAQTPRVKVVFDQAGTPTYAADLAGAIHRMISSGAYRGNEGTYHFSNEGVCSWYDFAHEIAVLAGLDPARVIPCHSEEFPSPVERPRYSVLDKTKIKETFNLTIPYWRDALERCLERLGAQTAGTAI, from the coding sequence ATAACCGTGCTCGTCACAGGAGCCAACGGGCAGCTGGGCAACGAAATGCGCAGGATCGCGGCGACAGATGCGACAACAGCCCCGGCGGCAGCAACCGCTCCGGGCAACGTCCGCTACCTGTTCACCGACGTCGCCGAGCTGGACATCACCGATCCCCAAGCCGTGCGGCGCACGATGCGCGAGAACGACGTGGAGGTGATCGTCAACTGCGCCGCATACACCAACGTCAACAAAGCCGAAGAGGACGAAGCCACGGCGGACCTGCTCAACCACCGCGCAGTGGCGAACCTCGCTGCCGCAGCCCGGGAACGGGGAGCCACGCTGATCCACATCTCCACCGATTACGTCTTCGGAGGGGACGGAAACGTCCCCCGCCGCGAGGACGATCCCGTAAGGCCGCTGGGCGTATACGGACGCACGAAGCTCGCCGGGGAGAAGGCCATCGCCGAAGCCGGCTGTGCCGCACTGATCCTGCGTACCGCATGGCTCTACTCCGAGTTCGGAAACAACTTCGTCAAGACCATGCTCCGGCTAACGGCCCAGACGCCCCGGGTAAAAGTGGTCTTCGACCAGGCGGGAACGCCCACGTACGCCGCAGACCTCGCCGGGGCCATACACCGCATGATCTCCTCGGGGGCATACCGGGGAAACGAAGGGACTTACCACTTTTCCAACGAAGGGGTATGCTCCTGGTACGACTTCGCTCACGAAATCGCGGTACTGGCAGGGCTCGACCCCGCACGGGTGATACCCTGCCACTCCGAAGAGTTCCCCTCCCCTGTCGAAAGGCCCCGCTATTCCGTGCTCGACAAAACCAAAATCAAAGAGACTTTCAACCTAACGATACCCTACTGGCGCGATGCGCTCGAGCGATGTCTCGAACGCCTGGGGGCGCAAACGGCCGGCACGGCAATCTAA
- a CDS encoding O-antigen translocase — MSPFGALKELIGRFCRSELVKVFSLSSVATLVKMLTGLISTKVVAVLIGPGGVALLGQLNNLVYIVQYLASGAINNGVVKYVSEHKGSVGKVRTLLTNALLVTVVCSLACGTAMIACHRRLSRWIMLSDEYGYIFIVFGVTVILYAFNMLLLSIVNGYREYKMFIRINVANSLAGLVFAVVLTLLYGLPGALIGATTYQSAVFFVTLYMVRRKPWARWSYFRGRIDRSIIRNYLKYALMTLVSIGTMPVAQILIRRYIMLDLSELEAGWWEAMNRISNIYLLVVTTSFSVYYLPRLSEITEPNEVRREIGKAFKVIIPLLLTGFVLVYLCRFLIIRILFTSEFLPMAKLFGWQMGSDLFKIGCYILTYVMIAKARTVVYVTTEIVFTIIYIGLACQLMQTSAGIIGVTQAGMAAYLLHMGVVYLYLRKIGYV; from the coding sequence ATGTCCCCATTCGGAGCGCTGAAAGAACTGATCGGCCGTTTTTGCCGTTCCGAGCTCGTCAAGGTATTTTCGCTCTCATCGGTAGCCACGCTAGTCAAGATGCTCACCGGGCTGATCAGCACCAAGGTCGTTGCGGTACTGATCGGACCGGGCGGTGTAGCTTTGTTGGGCCAACTGAACAATCTAGTCTATATCGTTCAATACCTGGCCAGCGGAGCGATCAATAACGGGGTCGTCAAATACGTCTCTGAACACAAGGGATCGGTCGGCAAAGTACGGACGCTACTGACCAATGCGCTGCTCGTCACGGTCGTTTGCTCACTCGCGTGCGGCACGGCCATGATCGCGTGCCACCGCAGATTGAGCCGCTGGATCATGCTCTCGGACGAATACGGCTATATTTTCATCGTTTTCGGGGTAACGGTCATCCTCTATGCGTTCAATATGCTGTTACTTTCGATCGTCAACGGCTACCGGGAATATAAAATGTTTATCCGGATCAATGTGGCGAACAGCCTGGCCGGGCTCGTCTTCGCCGTCGTCCTGACTCTGCTGTACGGCCTGCCCGGTGCCCTGATCGGAGCGACGACCTACCAGAGTGCCGTCTTCTTCGTCACGCTCTATATGGTGCGTCGGAAACCCTGGGCACGGTGGTCGTATTTCCGCGGCAGGATCGACCGGAGCATTATCCGCAACTACCTGAAATATGCTTTGATGACCCTTGTGTCGATCGGGACGATGCCGGTGGCTCAGATCCTCATCCGGCGCTATATCATGCTCGACCTGTCGGAGCTCGAAGCCGGATGGTGGGAAGCGATGAACCGTATCTCCAACATTTATCTATTGGTAGTGACGACATCGTTCAGCGTCTATTACCTGCCCCGCCTTTCTGAGATCACCGAGCCGAACGAGGTGCGGCGCGAGATCGGTAAGGCATTCAAGGTCATTATTCCGCTTCTGCTCACAGGTTTCGTATTGGTTTATCTATGCCGTTTCCTAATCATCCGAATTTTGTTTACGTCGGAATTTTTACCTATGGCCAAGTTATTCGGCTGGCAAATGGGCAGCGACCTGTTCAAGATAGGTTGCTATATTCTGACCTATGTGATGATTGCCAAAGCGCGTACTGTGGTTTACGTAACAACCGAAATAGTGTTCACTATAATTTATATCGGATTAGCCTGCCAGCTAATGCAAACGAGCGCCGGGATCATCGGCGTCACACAAGCGGGTATGGCTGCCTATTTACTTCATATGGGGGTGGTGTATCTCTATTTACGAAAGATAGGTTATGTATGA
- a CDS encoding UpxY family transcription antiterminator: MTDSPQTELHWYVAKTFRRERKIKERLEILGIEHFIPFHKVVKQFGARRVAVEEPIVNGIIFIRYDFRGSIALVNDYGFEMRYLRNRETRSLLVVPDKQMEDFIFLLSHCEDQIEFVSPDLRPGDRVRVTEGQFKGIEGELIRIKGHKRVVIRLQDVAALATVYIPGNFLEKI, encoded by the coding sequence ATGACAGATAGCCCCCAGACCGAACTGCACTGGTACGTAGCGAAAACATTCCGCCGGGAAAGAAAAATCAAAGAGCGCCTCGAAATCCTCGGCATCGAACATTTCATCCCGTTTCACAAAGTCGTTAAACAGTTCGGGGCACGGAGGGTTGCCGTTGAAGAACCGATTGTCAATGGAATCATTTTTATCCGTTACGATTTCCGCGGCAGTATCGCATTAGTCAACGATTACGGTTTCGAAATGCGATACCTGCGTAATCGCGAGACCCGTTCGCTGCTCGTTGTGCCCGACAAACAGATGGAGGACTTCATCTTCCTGCTCAGCCATTGCGAAGATCAGATCGAGTTCGTCTCCCCCGATCTACGTCCCGGCGACCGGGTGCGCGTGACGGAGGGGCAGTTCAAAGGTATCGAAGGAGAGTTGATCCGTATCAAAGGACATAAAAGAGTGGTCATCCGGCTGCAGGATGTAGCGGCACTGGCCACCGTATACATTCCGGGCAATTTCCTGGAGAAAATCTGA
- the rfbB gene encoding dTDP-glucose 4,6-dehydratase, with product MTFQRNLLVTGGAGFIGSHVVRLLVNKYPQYRIVNLDKLTYAGNLANLADIENAPNYTFVKADICDFEKMLETFRTYRIDGVIHLAAESHVDRSIKDPFTFARTNVMGTLSLLQAAKEFWNGDYQGKRFYHISTDEVYGALELTKPHGEPDGNECGGGPYGEEFFTETTKYDPHSPYSASKASSDHFVRAFHDTYGMPTLVTNCSNNYGPFQFPEKLIPLFINNIRHNKPLPVYGKGENVRDWLYVEDHARAIDLIFHEGKIAGTYNIGGFNEWKNIDLIKVVIKTVDRLLGRPEGTSEKLITYVTDRAGHDLRYAIDSSKLKNELGWEPTLQFEEGIEKTVRWYLDNQKWIDNVTSGQYQKYYSEMYENR from the coding sequence ATGACCTTCCAACGCAATTTACTCGTCACCGGCGGAGCCGGTTTTATCGGCAGCCATGTAGTACGGCTGCTGGTCAACAAATATCCCCAATACCGAATCGTCAACCTCGACAAACTGACCTATGCCGGAAACCTCGCAAACCTGGCGGACATCGAGAACGCGCCGAACTACACCTTCGTAAAGGCGGACATCTGCGACTTCGAGAAGATGCTGGAAACCTTCCGGACATACCGAATCGACGGGGTCATACACCTCGCAGCGGAAAGCCATGTCGACCGGTCGATCAAGGATCCTTTCACCTTCGCACGGACAAATGTAATGGGAACCCTCTCCCTGCTCCAGGCGGCAAAAGAGTTCTGGAACGGAGATTACCAGGGAAAGCGATTTTACCACATATCCACCGACGAAGTCTACGGGGCACTCGAGCTCACAAAACCCCACGGTGAACCCGACGGAAACGAATGCGGAGGCGGACCCTACGGCGAGGAGTTCTTCACCGAAACGACAAAATACGACCCGCACAGCCCGTATTCGGCCAGCAAAGCCTCTTCGGACCACTTCGTCAGGGCATTCCACGACACGTACGGAATGCCCACCCTCGTCACCAACTGCTCGAACAACTACGGGCCGTTCCAGTTTCCCGAAAAGCTGATCCCGCTGTTCATCAACAACATCCGGCACAACAAGCCCCTGCCCGTATACGGTAAAGGTGAAAACGTACGCGACTGGCTGTATGTCGAGGACCACGCAAGGGCCATAGACCTCATTTTCCACGAAGGTAAAATTGCCGGTACATACAACATCGGAGGCTTCAACGAATGGAAGAACATCGACCTGATAAAGGTCGTCATCAAAACCGTCGACCGACTCCTGGGCAGGCCGGAAGGGACCAGCGAAAAACTGATTACCTACGTCACAGACAGGGCCGGACACGACCTGCGATACGCTATAGACTCCTCCAAACTCAAAAACGAACTCGGATGGGAACCGACACTCCAGTTCGAAGAAGGCATCGAAAAAACCGTCCGTTGGTACCTCGATAACCAAAAATGGATCGATAACGTTACATCCGGTCAATACCAAAAATATTACTCCGAAATGTACGAAAACCGGTGA
- a CDS encoding LUD domain-containing protein: protein MIDKIDERNLAQERHTHFLHQCTLMEKTFGARRINFHPVTDKHDVAPFITSFIHQRNLRTIAFSDSVSLHECDVYRQVAEQFGGPDHRIINPFERTPDGKYKIFEDQPTGKLDLPRDEYYRRMGTVVEAMRQTLLSDVLIIGANAITLKGEIVSIDGSGNRVAGMMFGPKHVIIVVGANKICLDLDEALKRIRNVAAPLNYIRHINKHHNRYDELPCVQKGKCFDCVHPRSACRKIAIMRGEVEFNADRTHLLVVNDNLGL from the coding sequence ATGATTGATAAAATCGACGAACGAAATCTCGCACAAGAGCGCCATACGCATTTTCTCCATCAGTGCACACTGATGGAGAAAACTTTCGGGGCACGCAGGATCAACTTTCACCCCGTCACAGACAAACACGATGTCGCGCCGTTCATCACCAGCTTCATCCACCAACGTAACCTCCGCACAATCGCTTTCAGCGACAGCGTTTCATTGCACGAATGCGATGTGTACCGTCAGGTGGCTGAACAATTCGGAGGACCCGATCACCGGATCATCAACCCTTTCGAGCGCACTCCTGACGGCAAATACAAAATATTTGAGGATCAACCTACCGGAAAGCTCGACTTGCCCCGAGACGAATACTACCGCAGAATGGGTACTGTGGTAGAAGCAATGCGGCAAACTCTACTCTCGGATGTCCTAATCATCGGCGCGAACGCCATAACGCTGAAAGGGGAGATCGTGTCAATCGACGGAAGCGGCAACCGAGTGGCAGGCATGATGTTCGGCCCCAAGCACGTCATTATCGTAGTCGGCGCCAATAAAATCTGTCTGGATCTCGACGAAGCCCTCAAACGTATCCGCAATGTGGCAGCACCGCTGAATTACATCCGGCACATCAACAAACACCATAACCGATATGACGAACTACCTTGTGTTCAGAAAGGCAAATGCTTCGACTGCGTCCATCCGCGCAGTGCATGTCGGAAAATCGCCATCATGCGCGGCGAAGTCGAATTCAATGCCGACCGGACACATCTGCTGGTCGTAAACGACAATCTTGGTCTATAA
- the rfbA gene encoding glucose-1-phosphate thymidylyltransferase RfbA, whose product MKGIVLAGGSGTRLYPITKGVSKQLLPIYDKPMIYYPLSVLMLAGIREILVISTPCDLPSFRRLLGDGSDYGVHLSYAEQPSPDGLAQAFLIGEEFIGDDAVCLVLGDNIFQGAGFSELLAGAVRTAEAEKKATVFGYWVDDPQRYGVAEFDRRGNCLSIEEKPAEPKSNYAVVGLYFYPNEVVSVAKSIKPSARGELEITSVNQRFLAEGALKVQTLGRGFAWLDTGTHDSLSEASIFVEVLEKRQGLKIACLEGIAYRNGWISEGKLREAAEPMLKNQYGQYLLKVIAEVARDGR is encoded by the coding sequence ATGAAAGGCATTGTATTGGCTGGGGGTTCTGGTACGCGGCTGTACCCGATCACGAAGGGAGTTTCCAAGCAGTTGCTCCCGATCTACGACAAGCCGATGATCTACTATCCGCTGTCGGTTTTGATGCTGGCCGGAATCCGGGAGATCCTGGTGATCTCCACCCCCTGTGACCTGCCCTCTTTCCGGCGGCTGCTGGGCGACGGATCCGATTATGGGGTACATCTCTCTTATGCCGAACAGCCGTCGCCCGACGGGCTCGCGCAGGCGTTCCTGATCGGCGAGGAATTTATCGGCGACGATGCCGTATGCCTCGTACTCGGGGACAACATCTTCCAGGGGGCCGGATTCTCCGAGCTGCTGGCAGGGGCAGTACGCACCGCCGAAGCGGAAAAAAAGGCAACCGTATTCGGATACTGGGTCGACGATCCCCAGCGGTACGGCGTGGCGGAGTTCGACCGCCGGGGAAACTGCCTCTCCATCGAGGAGAAGCCCGCAGAGCCGAAGTCGAACTATGCCGTGGTCGGGCTATACTTCTACCCGAACGAGGTGGTCTCCGTGGCCAAATCGATTAAACCCTCCGCACGCGGAGAGCTGGAGATCACCTCGGTGAACCAGCGGTTCCTCGCCGAGGGTGCGCTCAAGGTGCAGACCCTCGGACGCGGCTTCGCCTGGCTCGACACCGGAACGCACGATTCGCTCTCGGAGGCATCCATCTTCGTCGAGGTGCTCGAAAAGCGGCAGGGGCTCAAGATCGCATGCCTCGAGGGTATCGCCTACCGCAACGGCTGGATCTCCGAAGGGAAACTGCGCGAGGCGGCCGAACCCATGCTCAAAAACCAGTACGGACAATACCTGCTCAAAGTGATCGCAGAGGTCGCCCGCGACGGGCGCTGA
- the rfbC gene encoding dTDP-4-dehydrorhamnose 3,5-epimerase, giving the protein MKVIETALEGVVILEPELHRDARGYFFESYSRQLFDKSVRPVRFVQDNESRSSYGVLRGLHFQRGEHAQGKLVRVVEGAVLDVAVDIRRGSPTFGRYVAVELSGENHRQLFIPRGFAHGFAVLSPRALFQYKCDAPYAPQSEGAIAWNDPQIGIDWRLDPADVLLSEKDSRHPRLDEAPELFDYNTDYYAQR; this is encoded by the coding sequence ATGAAAGTTATCGAAACTGCGCTCGAAGGGGTCGTGATCCTCGAGCCCGAACTGCACCGCGATGCGCGGGGATACTTTTTTGAAAGCTACTCACGGCAATTGTTCGACAAATCGGTCCGGCCGGTCCGCTTCGTACAGGACAACGAATCGCGATCCTCATACGGCGTGCTGCGGGGGCTCCATTTCCAGCGCGGAGAACATGCACAGGGGAAATTGGTGCGCGTCGTGGAAGGTGCCGTACTGGACGTGGCCGTGGACATCCGCCGCGGATCCCCCACATTCGGACGGTACGTGGCCGTCGAGCTTTCGGGAGAGAACCACCGCCAGCTGTTCATCCCCCGCGGCTTCGCGCACGGCTTCGCCGTACTGAGCCCCCGCGCGCTTTTCCAGTACAAGTGCGATGCGCCTTACGCGCCGCAGAGCGAAGGGGCGATCGCCTGGAACGACCCGCAGATCGGTATCGACTGGCGGCTCGACCCCGCAGACGTGCTCCTCTCGGAAAAGGACAGCCGCCATCCGCGACTGGATGAGGCGCCCGAACTGTTCGACTATAACACGGATTACTATGCCCAACGATAA